The Tripterygium wilfordii isolate XIE 37 chromosome 5, ASM1340144v1, whole genome shotgun sequence DNA segment atttttaaaatagggCGATCCATTGGCCAATGATTCTGCGACCGCAAGGCTTGCAGAAAGCTATGCGATTGAAGTACAGCTTCAGCTATATGTATTTCACCATTAATGCAAACAGGGGGAAGGTCTCTAGAGAGGGTCCTATGCGTGTCCAATAATCGATTCCACCTAGCTTCCGGTGCCAAACCCGTAAAAATGCCGGGTGATGCAGGACGTGCCAGTCGCTAATAACTACATTTTGTTACTGTTTTCTCATTATTCAAACCACCTGTTTGAACCGTTTGTGTCACAGTTTTTATCACGGGATTGTCAAAAGTTCCTCAACTTGAACTTTGGCAACGCAAGCTGCCGCTGAAGAATATACAGCACTTGTGGAACATCTTGGAGGGCAATACCTCGTAACGATTTTGTTGTTCTTGCGAACCAAATCAACTTGGACTGAGAACATTGAATAAACAGGTCTGTGGTCCGAGAACCTGGACTCCCCTCTAACATATGACATCTGCTTCAGTCCTTCTCCTTTCCATAGTATACGATCACACCTATGATTGTGTCCCAAAATACAAGcaaaagcaagttagaattttcagctacGAAACGAAAAATGAATCATGGACTTGGCTAACATAGAAAATCTTGAGTTCTAACCAGGCAGGGGTACGCCGTTTCTCCTTAGATTTGGAGGTTTGAACGACGTAATGATCTGAATTGGTTAGGTATTTGTAAGTTGGAGCAAAATATATCTTCCCTTCTTCCCACCCTTCAAATATTCGACCGGCCTTTTGCTCTATCTGCAGCTGCAAAGTTAAAAATCCAAACATCAGAAAAGGACGTCCAGAAacaacatcatcattttcactcCCAACTCTTCCATTCTTcacaaaaaatttaagaaaCCTCAAAAGAAATTATATGTAGTACGACTCATGGGTCACCTGATCTTTCTCCAAAAGTGCTTGCCAATCGTTCTTCAGTAACAGCTCATGTGTGTTGTTGCGAGAACCAGTAGTGAGCCGATAATTCAAGTCGCCAAGCCAGATGACCTTGCTGAAGTTGAACCAAGAAACATTTGAGAATCCAAATCCCGCGCAATTACTTTTCATTGCATTGTGCGTATAGTTAAAGAGAAGAGAGCTTACTCATGGTCAAGTATATTTTGAGGAGCTCTACAAGTATGGGAGAACCTTGTTCTCTTTAGGATTTCAGTGACATCAGAATTTCTCCTGATCTCATCGCCCTCCTTCTCCCCGGAAGTCAAGTGCGTACAAACGAAGCATAACGTTGTCTGATATAATGTCATGCTAATCGAAATCGAACCCTGTCACCAAAATTAATAATGAGATCCTCTTAATGATTGAGAAATAACGTCGAAATTATTGGACGGGAGAGTTGAACCTACAACTTAAATACGCTtattttacaaaaatatatGACAGACCAAGATGACTAACCTTGTTTCCAAGATACCCCATAATGCCACGGCCGACGCAGGAGACCTTCAAGTTACTAATGTGCTTATAAAGATGTGCTCGAACCCAGACGCACAAGAAGAGCCCAACCATCTGCTTGCTTGCAGCCAAGCAATAACGTCGTGGTTCAGGGCTCGGTGAGCCTTCCAATTGACTTGAGTTCAAGTTTAAGCTTAGCAATGTCTCAAAATCGTCACTGCCAATCTCATCTTCTTGGTGGATGTTGTTGCTGTTCAAAGCACGACCAATGAGGGACTGCCATTTGGCAGCGGGACCGTTATCTTCTGCTCCTAGCACATTCCCTACATTGAGAGGCACGATCTCCTGGAACCTGATCCATCGAATATCACTctcattaaaaaataataaactaattttttaaaattaattttatgataaaataaatacaGTCAACTAATCAAGCAGGTTTGCTTCGGCTTTGATTCACTTATCCTGTCATTAGGTTGAACACTTTTGTGTGCATAGGCCTAATGGTCCAAGTTTAACTCATATCGGATGtttaaatgacaaacttgtatagtGTCGTTATCGGTTACCAAAAAGAAATCACATTATATTATGTCAGGCCTAACAAGTGAATAGGTAGAAATCATATTTAAATTGACCAAGAACTTGCTGCGATACCATGTTCGAAAATCCACTCTAgacactacaaatcaatattatcATCGTTAGACCTGAGCCCACACGATTTATTCTCCTAGACCGTCATGGATCCAATGTGATATTTTATATCcataacaaaatttaaaaaaaaaattggcaaaGAATATAATGAAAATAACAACATTCTCACGCTTCAAATAAATAACACGACAGTAGTAGAAGAGAGGATTACCCAAGAACATAGATGTCAGCAGGACCAGGTGAGTTTAGCCAATCTTCTAAGTTCAAGCCCTCGTGAGGAGCCTGCCCTCCCACATTCCATGTCCCCACGAACATCCTAAGTAGTtgttccaaccccaaattaattatatttttttaatgtaattcaGCCAAAACAAATGGATAGCTCATGATCACAACAACTTAGCATCTTAATCAAATTATAAAATGCTAAACTTGGTTAGTTCATAGTTGGTTGATCCAACAATTATTGCCATAATAATGTATGCTTCAAACATAATAAACAACTCCCTCTCTCCACAAATATATTGATTAAGCAACTAGTATAATCAACCTAACAATAACTAAAGAGTACGggtatttttgtcttttcaagAAATGTAGTCAaagtaggggtgacaaaaaattgaTTCCAGGTCAGTTTCGGGCCGGACAACAGcacatgtttacgaaatatttacatgtctgaaCCCTAATTCGGATCAGATTttgaacgtacttaattgaccaaatccaGATTGGTATAATGAACTAGAGaagtaaatcggacaacaaCCTAATCTAGCTTAAGCTTCGAATAAGATTTCTATGTTTGAATTCGGACCCAGTTTTAAAttagacaaaataaaatttgtttggatACAAATTTCAAACGTAcaacttatgttcaaatttgaCTTAATCTGGATCAGATAAATTCGATCAACCAGACGGATCGAATTTTGTTACCCCTAAGTCAAAATAGAGGTTGTACCCTTTGTACCTGAGATTTGGCTTGTCCGCGACAGGTGTTGCCTCCGGTTCGGCGGTGCAGTACCGTCGATTAACTTCATCGGTATCTCCAATAAAACACCGCTCTACGCCAAAACAAGACTCCAAAGTCAGAAAAGTCAATTTCAATCCTAATCTTATGCCGTCCACGTGGCAAGATAACTAAATATCAATCAAAATCAACGCGATCCGTGGAGAATCGAAGGAACAATAATAAAAGTACCTGAAACAGAAACATCTTCTTCCGGTATGGAAACGTGATCGGAGCAACTCTTTCTTCTCTCGGTTTTATCTGGAGTTGAACATTGACCTCTGCTTATTGCGTAGTCAGACTGAAACTCGTCGCCTCTTCGTTGCAAATTTAACCACTTTCGCGCCACGATTTTTGGCCAAGAAGACTGATGAAAatcaaacagaaagaaaattGTTCTGCTTGAGTAAGCTCTTGTTAATGTCAGAATCGGAAAATTGGGATATTTGGTTGGACTCAGAAACTTACTTTAGCCGTCTTTAACTCCTCTGTTCTCATTGCACCGTCGCCCTCTgatcaaaacaaatcaaaacccGGATCAACAATAGAAAGTCAAATGGGGTATTCAACTGGCATAGTATAAAAGAACGAGTTGCAGTGTCGCAGGCGGAACGGAGCCAGCTCCTTGAAAAGAACCGtatcagaaaagaaaagaaaagagaataatTTTGTGGAAGGGAAAGAGAAAAGGCCAGGTCTGGCCTTTACAGAGAGGCGATCGAGAGCTTGAAAGACTTTACACAGCGATCAACTTTTTTATTATGAATCTCGAAAGCAAAAGTGTAAGGGATCAAACATTGCtctttatacaaaaaaaaaaaaaacagagagaaagagattgaATCACTCAGCAGAAAACCAAGATCTTATGACTATTGACAATCAACCCATTTCCTCAATTTCTATTCTCCAgaaatcaaaagagaaaatggcacaaaatacaaacataactcaATCTCATTTTGTAGAGAAATCATGGTTTTCTGGAGTTGACACATTGCTAATCGGATCCAAAATGGATGCTAACACCCACaacgaaaaaaagaaaaaagaaaagaaagacggGTTTCAGAGAGCACTCACAGGGGAGAAATACTGGTAGGATTTTCACAAATCTGGTCCAACTCTTCTTCTATAGACCTTTCTTTCCCTTTCGTTTCTGGTAGGGAACTCAGATCAAAACGGTACATACATACAGTAGTTGGTTTGGTCTCTAGCTCTTGGTTGGTTGGAGAGGAAGTTTTAGTTTAGTTTGGAGGCGCTCCTCGTAAAACACAAAAAGGGGATTCGGGAAAGGGTTGGTTCTCACATTTTTATAAGAAGTTGTAGTCTTGTAGAGTTGATGATGTTGGAAGGACGTCCGTGGTGTGGGGGCACTGTAGTCCGTAAAACGCGTATCCGTTCCATTGGTTCATGGTCGGGGCACTGTAGTCTTTCTTCGTGTCAAAATTTTACCTGGTCCTCTTGTTTTATCTCTACATTTGACTCGGAATTTTCAAGAAGCGTGGGATTTTGTgtttctcaaatctcaatactTAAAATTCTCGTTTTCCAGTAAACTTTTTTATGTTAAGACTTTTTTATGTTAGActtaagagcaactccaatggacTTGGTATAAAACCCTGCAAAACCATTTTTCTTGATAAGTGTAGCATTAGTTGTCTACAATGGGAACAAAATTACACTCTAAATGGATTGAAAAATTTGAAGACACTTCTTATTTGGAGTGTACTCTAAAAATCAAAAGATACATAAAAGGGGGAccaagtgaagagagaggtgatggaaAGTGGGagagaaatgatgaaaaataagagagaaaagaagTATGGAGTATCGGTTCAAGTGTATCTATTATGGGTGTATTGAAATGAAATACTTGTTAAATAGATAGTTGTACAAAAATTGAAGTGTTTGGAGTGTGGGCACAAGTGTGTCCATTTGAGTTGCTCTTATAATCTCAATAGGGTATTGAAGGATTTATAAGAAAACTCAACTTTCGCTCAATTAATAAATATCTTTTCTAGACTCAACTACTCGTAAGTGCAATTACAGTGGTATAAATTTCTTGgagtcaacaaaatatattggggAATGTGTTTTGCCGATATGATTGTGCCAATAAAATGCATTGATATGATAATGTAAATTTATTGACttaatttttaatgtaataTAGGTGGAACTTAATATtaattgcaagtgctctaagtgagacagaagaaaagaagaaaatcataGAGTCCCAATGTATATTCACAATGAAAATCGACAAACTCAAAACGAAAAATATTTGTTACTTGATTAGCGCACAATATTTTTGGATTTGTTGATTTAAATGAAAACTATGTGCATGTAATTTACaacat contains these protein-coding regions:
- the LOC119998978 gene encoding type I inositol polyphosphate 5-phosphatase 8-like; its protein translation is MRTEELKTAKSSWPKIVARKWLNLQRRGDEFQSDYAISRGQCSTPDKTERRKSCSDHVSIPEEDVSVSERCFIGDTDEVNRRYCTAEPEATPVADKPNLRMFVGTWNVGGQAPHEGLNLEDWLNSPGPADIYVLGFQEIVPLNVGNVLGAEDNGPAAKWQSLIGRALNSNNIHQEDEIGSDDFETLLSLNLNSSQLEGSPSPEPRRYCLAASKQMVGLFLCVWVRAHLYKHISNLKVSCVGRGIMGYLGNKGSISISMTLYQTTLCFVCTHLTSGEKEGDEIRRNSDVTEILKRTRFSHTCRAPQNILDHDKVIWLGDLNYRLTTGSRNNTHELLLKNDWQALLEKDQLQIEQKAGRIFEGWEEGKIYFAPTYKYLTNSDHYVVQTSKSKEKRRTPAWCDRILWKGEGLKQMSYVRGESRFSDHRPVYSMFSVQVDLVRKNNKIVTRYCPPRCSTSAVYSSAAACVAKVQVEELLTIP